One Planctomycetaceae bacterium genomic region harbors:
- a CDS encoding NAD(P)H-hydrate epimerase — MTALSRQDVRAVDRWAIEELGIPGVILMENAGRQVADAACRFLGSPVARRVAVVAGAGNNGGDGFVAARHLALRGAVVSTFIISPIDRIEGDALVNFKAIRALGHEIHALTESAVANLGGRLAECELVIDAVGGTGVSGPLRGAAATAVAQIVAAARPVLAVDIPTGLDCDSGLPTGPVVKAVMTVTFVARKKGFDEPGAAEFTGEVIVADVGVPYRT, encoded by the coding sequence ATGACCGCTCTGTCGCGACAGGACGTGCGGGCTGTCGACCGTTGGGCCATCGAGGAACTCGGAATCCCCGGCGTCATCCTGATGGAGAACGCCGGCAGACAGGTCGCCGACGCGGCCTGCCGGTTCCTGGGCAGCCCCGTCGCCCGCCGCGTGGCCGTGGTGGCCGGGGCGGGCAATAACGGCGGCGACGGCTTTGTGGCCGCCAGGCATCTGGCGCTGCGCGGGGCGGTGGTGTCCACCTTTATCATCTCGCCGATCGATCGCATCGAAGGCGACGCGCTGGTCAACTTCAAAGCCATCCGGGCCCTGGGTCACGAGATCCACGCCCTGACCGAAAGCGCCGTTGCGAACCTGGGCGGGCGCCTGGCGGAGTGCGAACTGGTCATCGACGCCGTTGGCGGCACCGGCGTGAGCGGGCCGCTGCGAGGCGCCGCCGCGACGGCCGTCGCTCAGATCGTCGCCGCCGCCCGTCCCGTGCTGGCGGTGGACATCCCCACCGGACTGGACTGCGACAGCGGCCTGCCCACCGGTCCGGTCGTCAAGGCGGTGATGACCGTCACCTTCGTCGCCCGCAAGAAGGGCTTCGACGAGCCCGGCGCGGCTGAGTTCACCGGCGAGGTGATCGTGGCCGACGTCGGCGTCCCGTACCGAACCTGA